From the Corallococcus silvisoli genome, one window contains:
- the argH gene encoding argininosuccinate lyase — MAETLWGKGQPLDAAIHAFTVGDDPVVDLSLVPHDALGSAAHARMLAHVGLLTPEAATSLVAALHALHDEARQGRFTIRPEQEDGHTALEAALVERTGEAGKRIHLARSRNDQVLLALRLYLREELLALGARTAELAGTFLDFAQAHADLPLPGYTHLRRAMPSTFGLWGMAFAEGLLEELEALKGVWGRLDRCPLGAAAGFGVPLPIDREYVARLLGFSRVQRSPIDAQDSRGRHEAALLTWACSVAGTLEKWLWDVQLYSMDEFGFLALPDAFTTGSSIMPQKKNPDVVELARGRCRELRGLAHQVEAVAGGLPSSYHRDFQLLKRPTFQALASTKALLEVLSRLVPALKVNADKARAACDDTLYAAHHAYALVAQGQPFRDAYREVGRQLNEGTFQPDRGALTATHLGGAGNLGLATAREELAQARDWLTRTHAQQSQAAGRVWAP; from the coding sequence GTGGCTGAGACTTTGTGGGGCAAGGGCCAGCCGCTGGACGCGGCCATCCACGCCTTCACCGTGGGCGACGACCCGGTGGTGGACCTGTCGCTCGTGCCGCACGACGCGCTGGGCAGCGCCGCGCACGCGCGCATGCTCGCGCACGTGGGGCTGCTCACGCCGGAGGCCGCCACGTCGCTGGTGGCCGCGCTGCACGCGCTGCACGACGAGGCCCGCCAGGGCCGCTTCACCATCCGCCCGGAGCAGGAGGACGGACACACCGCGCTGGAGGCGGCGCTCGTGGAGCGCACGGGCGAGGCGGGCAAGCGCATCCACCTGGCGCGCTCGCGGAATGACCAGGTCCTGCTGGCCCTGCGCCTGTACCTGCGCGAGGAGCTGCTGGCGCTGGGGGCGCGCACGGCGGAGCTGGCCGGGACGTTCCTCGACTTCGCGCAAGCGCACGCGGACCTGCCCCTGCCCGGCTACACGCACCTGCGCCGCGCGATGCCGTCCACCTTCGGCCTGTGGGGCATGGCGTTCGCGGAGGGGCTGCTGGAGGAGCTGGAGGCGCTGAAGGGCGTGTGGGGCCGGCTGGACCGGTGCCCGCTGGGCGCCGCGGCGGGCTTCGGCGTGCCGCTGCCCATCGACCGTGAATATGTCGCGCGGTTGCTCGGTTTCAGTCGGGTTCAACGCAGCCCCATCGACGCGCAGGACAGCCGGGGGCGGCATGAGGCGGCGCTGCTCACCTGGGCGTGCTCGGTGGCGGGCACCCTGGAGAAGTGGCTGTGGGACGTGCAGCTCTACAGCATGGACGAGTTCGGCTTCCTGGCCCTGCCGGACGCCTTCACCACGGGCTCGTCCATCATGCCGCAGAAGAAGAACCCGGACGTGGTGGAGCTGGCCCGGGGCCGCTGCCGCGAGCTGCGCGGACTCGCGCACCAGGTGGAGGCGGTCGCGGGCGGCCTGCCGTCCAGCTACCACCGTGACTTCCAGTTGCTGAAGCGCCCCACGTTCCAGGCGCTCGCCAGCACGAAGGCGCTGCTGGAGGTGCTGTCGCGGCTGGTGCCCGCGCTGAAGGTGAACGCGGACAAGGCTCGCGCGGCGTGCGACGACACGCTCTACGCCGCGCACCACGCCTACGCGCTCGTGGCCCAGGGCCAGCCCTTCCGCGACGCGTACCGGGAGGTGGGCCGCCAGCTCAACGAAGGCACCTTCCAGCCGGACCGCGGCGCGCTGACGGCCACCCACCTGGGGGGCGCCGGCAACCTGGGCCTCGCCACCGCGCGCGAGGAGCTGGCGCAAGCGCGCGACTGGCTCACGCGCACCCACGCCCAGCAGTCCCAGGCCGCGGGCCGCGTCTGGGCCCCCTGA
- the argG gene encoding argininosuccinate synthase, whose amino-acid sequence MSKKSVVLAFSGGLDTAFCTVYLREQGWDVITVTVDTGGFPPEQLERIQALSQKLGAVAHHTVDARDTLFQGYLRFLVAGNVLRGQLYPLSVSAERACQAVEAVRMAEKLGVQAVAHGSTGAGNDQVRFDVAFRTLAPQLQLITPIRDLALSRQQELTFLAERGFHLPAKTGAYSVNEGMWGTSVGGRETLDSWSTLPEAAFPGGEIPADLKPLPLVISYDKGVPVALDGHALSAVAVVEKLNALGRPYGIGRGVHLGDTILGIKGRVGFEAPAAHLLIASHRELEKLVLSGKQLFWKETVGNLYGSLLHEGHFFDPLVKDLEAFLASSQDRVTGEVKLVLTPRAHVVEGVRSPHSLMDAKVATYGEANVLWTGTEAAGFAKLYGVAQMLSQKAK is encoded by the coding sequence ATGAGCAAGAAGTCCGTGGTGCTGGCGTTCTCCGGTGGCCTCGATACCGCCTTCTGCACGGTGTACCTGCGCGAGCAGGGCTGGGACGTCATCACCGTCACCGTGGACACGGGCGGCTTCCCGCCCGAGCAGCTGGAGCGCATCCAGGCCCTGTCCCAGAAGCTGGGCGCGGTGGCGCACCACACGGTGGACGCGCGCGACACCCTCTTCCAGGGCTACCTGCGCTTCCTCGTCGCGGGCAACGTGCTGCGCGGCCAGCTCTACCCCCTGAGCGTCTCCGCCGAGCGCGCCTGCCAGGCCGTGGAGGCGGTGCGCATGGCGGAGAAGCTGGGCGTGCAGGCCGTGGCCCACGGCAGCACCGGCGCGGGGAATGATCAGGTCCGCTTCGACGTGGCCTTCCGCACGCTCGCGCCCCAGCTGCAGCTCATCACGCCCATCCGCGACCTGGCGCTCTCGCGTCAGCAGGAGCTGACCTTCCTCGCGGAGCGCGGCTTCCACCTGCCGGCGAAGACGGGCGCGTACTCCGTCAACGAGGGCATGTGGGGCACGTCCGTGGGCGGCCGCGAGACGCTGGACTCGTGGAGCACCCTGCCCGAGGCGGCCTTCCCCGGCGGGGAGATCCCCGCCGACCTGAAGCCCCTGCCGCTGGTCATCTCCTACGACAAGGGCGTGCCGGTGGCGCTGGACGGCCACGCGCTGTCGGCGGTGGCGGTGGTGGAGAAGCTCAACGCCCTGGGGCGGCCGTACGGCATTGGCCGGGGCGTGCACCTGGGCGACACCATCCTGGGCATCAAGGGCCGGGTGGGCTTCGAGGCGCCCGCGGCGCACCTGCTCATCGCGTCGCACCGCGAGCTGGAGAAGCTGGTGCTGTCGGGCAAGCAGCTCTTCTGGAAGGAGACGGTGGGCAACCTGTACGGGTCGCTGCTCCACGAGGGGCACTTCTTCGACCCGCTGGTGAAGGACCTGGAGGCGTTCCTGGCCTCCTCGCAGGACCGCGTGACGGGCGAGGTGAAGCTGGTGCTCACCCCGCGCGCCCACGTCGTGGAAGGCGTGCGTTCGCCGCACTCGCTGATGGACGCGAAGGTGGCCACGTACGGAGAGGCCAACGTGTTGTGGACGGGGACGGAAGCGGCGGGGTTCGCCAAGCTCTACGGCGTCGCGCAGATGCTCTCGCAGAAAGCGAAGTGA
- a CDS encoding DUF1611 domain-containing protein: MKIHVDKVGSVTRNLQVGRTVHLTDEVKCEEGAVIAVRIHGEKSVYNQLEDVNGRLVTLHAGDIVVGALGHRNALHGYEGVVPASVAVGDRLNILNMGGVIGKCTSHNPGVGAPFEAEVLGQVLTFPEFQSRAGQHAHISTGALKGTAKAVTCPVVYVVGTCMNAGKTYAASVVVRKLTQAGYRVGGAKLTGVSLMRDTLSMQDSGADVVMDFTDAGVVCTGARTASKVARIVFSEMAAQDVDVIVAETGDGIMGEYGVQAILADPELKALGGAFILCANDPVGAAGGVRHLREVYGIEMDMVAGPATDNAVGVRFVEQVVGLPARNARADPNALGNLIVDKLAPKLGAGRKS; encoded by the coding sequence ATGAAGATCCACGTCGACAAGGTGGGCAGTGTCACGCGCAACCTCCAGGTGGGCCGCACGGTCCACCTCACGGACGAGGTGAAGTGCGAGGAGGGCGCCGTCATCGCGGTGCGCATCCACGGAGAGAAGAGCGTCTACAACCAGTTGGAGGACGTGAACGGCCGGCTCGTCACGCTCCACGCGGGCGACATCGTCGTGGGCGCGCTGGGCCACCGCAACGCCCTGCACGGCTACGAGGGCGTGGTGCCCGCGTCCGTCGCGGTGGGCGACCGGCTGAACATCCTCAACATGGGCGGCGTCATCGGGAAGTGCACGTCGCACAACCCGGGCGTGGGCGCGCCGTTCGAGGCGGAGGTGCTGGGCCAGGTCCTCACCTTCCCGGAGTTCCAGTCGCGCGCGGGCCAGCACGCGCACATCTCCACCGGCGCGCTCAAGGGCACGGCGAAGGCGGTGACGTGCCCGGTGGTGTACGTGGTGGGCACGTGCATGAACGCGGGCAAGACGTACGCGGCCAGCGTCGTGGTGCGCAAGCTGACCCAGGCGGGCTACCGCGTGGGCGGCGCGAAGCTCACGGGCGTGTCGCTGATGCGCGACACGCTGTCCATGCAGGACAGCGGCGCGGACGTGGTGATGGACTTCACCGACGCGGGCGTCGTGTGCACCGGGGCGCGCACGGCGTCCAAGGTGGCGCGCATCGTCTTCTCGGAGATGGCGGCCCAGGACGTGGATGTCATCGTCGCGGAGACGGGCGACGGCATCATGGGCGAGTACGGCGTGCAGGCCATCCTGGCAGACCCGGAGCTCAAGGCGCTGGGCGGCGCGTTCATCCTCTGCGCGAACGACCCCGTGGGGGCGGCCGGCGGCGTGCGGCACCTGCGCGAGGTGTACGGCATCGAGATGGACATGGTTGCGGGGCCCGCCACGGACAACGCGGTGGGCGTGCGCTTCGTGGAGCAGGTGGTGGGGCTGCCCGCCCGCAACGCGCGCGCGGATCCGAACGCGCTGGGAAATCTCATCGTGGACAAGCTCGCGCCGAAGCTGGGCGCGGGGAGGAAGTCATGA
- the argC gene encoding N-acetyl-gamma-glutamyl-phosphate reductase translates to MTSPAHIYILGASGFGGGELLRLLAGHPGVAGVRAVSRHHAGSPIHKVHPHLRGLVDARFEAEPDWRWLADSPRPVVFSALGHGELASQFAGMEKQWADVGLTERMLLVDLSSDFRLDHPGRYAGAYGRPHPAPELLGTFTYGLTEWKREQVKTAKRIANPGCFATAVQLALLPIAATPGLGLLAVSGVTGSSGSGSLPGEGTHHPTRAHDFRAYKPLEHQHEAEVEVMLVAHGAQRHRLAFVPHSAPMVRGIFATVQFEWPEHGGAVVTQSLTEKYRRYYEGSKFVRIVEGTPRVAAVTGSNFCDISVATKGRSVAVMAALDNLVKGMAGQAIQNFNVALGFPEDTGLRQAACYP, encoded by the coding sequence ATGACGTCACCGGCGCACATCTACATCCTGGGGGCCTCCGGTTTTGGTGGAGGCGAGCTGTTGCGGCTGCTCGCGGGGCATCCCGGCGTGGCCGGCGTCCGCGCGGTGTCGCGGCACCACGCGGGTTCCCCCATCCACAAGGTGCACCCGCACCTGCGCGGGCTGGTGGACGCGCGCTTCGAGGCGGAGCCGGACTGGCGCTGGCTGGCGGACTCGCCCCGGCCGGTGGTGTTCAGCGCGCTGGGGCACGGCGAGCTGGCGTCGCAGTTCGCGGGCATGGAGAAGCAGTGGGCGGACGTGGGGCTCACGGAGCGGATGCTGCTCGTGGACCTGTCGTCGGACTTCCGGCTGGACCACCCGGGGCGCTACGCGGGCGCGTATGGCCGTCCGCACCCGGCGCCGGAGCTGCTGGGCACGTTCACCTACGGCCTCACCGAGTGGAAGCGCGAGCAGGTGAAGACGGCGAAGCGCATCGCCAACCCGGGCTGCTTCGCGACGGCGGTGCAGCTGGCGCTGTTGCCCATCGCGGCCACGCCGGGGCTGGGGCTGCTGGCCGTGTCGGGCGTGACGGGCTCGTCCGGCTCCGGTTCGCTGCCGGGCGAGGGCACGCACCACCCGACGCGCGCGCATGACTTCCGCGCGTACAAGCCGCTGGAGCACCAGCACGAAGCGGAGGTGGAGGTGATGCTGGTGGCGCACGGCGCGCAGCGGCACCGACTGGCCTTCGTGCCGCACTCGGCGCCCATGGTGCGCGGCATCTTCGCCACGGTGCAGTTCGAGTGGCCGGAGCACGGCGGCGCGGTGGTGACGCAGTCGCTGACGGAGAAGTACCGCCGCTACTACGAGGGCTCGAAGTTCGTGCGCATCGTGGAGGGCACGCCGCGCGTGGCGGCCGTCACGGGCAGCAACTTCTGCGACATCTCCGTGGCGACGAAGGGCCGCTCGGTGGCGGTGATGGCCGCGCTGGACAACCTGGTGAAGGGCATGGCCGGGCAGGCGATCCAGAACTTCAACGTCGCGCTCGGCTTCCCCGAGGACACCGGCCTGCGTCAGGCGGCCTGCTACCCGTAG
- the truA gene encoding tRNA pseudouridine(38-40) synthase TruA, whose amino-acid sequence MPRLKLTLEYEGTRYVGWQVQPNGPSIQSTLQDALHKLLGERVFAASAGRTDAGVHASGQVACFDASRILPMKAYTMGLNGILPPDIAVVAAEEVAPEFDPRRWSRGKRYRYRLSNRRMRSPLLRTTHWEVFAPLDVEAMRRASQVLLGRHDFSAFRAADCQAKHAVRELRQVRVEGASGDRVDVVVEGTAFLKHMVRNLVGTLVEVGKGRRPEAWVGEVLASRDRKQAGATAPPQGLVLEEVFYGDGPPPRSVGEAAVGEEDEG is encoded by the coding sequence ATGCCCCGGCTCAAGCTGACGCTCGAATACGAAGGCACCCGGTACGTGGGCTGGCAGGTGCAGCCCAACGGCCCGTCCATCCAGTCCACCCTCCAGGACGCGCTCCACAAGCTCCTGGGCGAGCGCGTGTTCGCGGCCTCCGCTGGCCGCACCGACGCGGGGGTGCATGCCTCGGGGCAGGTCGCGTGCTTCGACGCGTCCCGCATCCTGCCCATGAAGGCGTACACGATGGGGCTCAACGGCATCCTCCCGCCGGACATCGCGGTGGTGGCCGCGGAGGAGGTGGCGCCGGAGTTCGACCCCCGCCGCTGGTCCCGTGGCAAGCGCTACCGCTACCGCCTGAGCAACCGGCGCATGCGCTCCCCCCTGCTGCGCACGACGCACTGGGAGGTGTTCGCCCCGCTGGACGTGGAGGCCATGCGCCGCGCGTCCCAGGTGCTGCTGGGCCGGCACGACTTCTCCGCCTTCCGGGCCGCGGACTGCCAGGCGAAGCACGCGGTGCGCGAGCTGCGGCAGGTCCGGGTGGAGGGCGCCTCCGGCGACAGGGTGGACGTGGTGGTGGAGGGCACCGCCTTCCTCAAGCACATGGTGCGCAACCTGGTGGGCACGCTGGTGGAGGTGGGGAAGGGGCGCCGCCCCGAGGCCTGGGTGGGCGAGGTGCTGGCGTCCCGCGACCGCAAGCAGGCCGGGGCCACCGCGCCGCCGCAGGGGCTGGTGCTGGAGGAGGTCTTCTACGGCGATGGCCCGCCCCCTCGCTCGGTGGGGGAAGCGGCCGTCGGGGAAGAGGACGAAGGGTGA
- a CDS encoding serine/threonine protein kinase, with translation MAPAASSPPRDAFRFGNYRLIDRIAVGGMAEIFLAHQVDDRGDETPIVIKRIRPHLSKHAAFVKMFLNEARLASQLNHPNIVQIHDLGKIVDSYFIAMEYVSGRDMRRVVPKAEALGIPFPMVYALKIASCVCAGLHYAHQKKDRHGNPLNIVHRDVTPENIIVAFDGSVKVLDFGIAKAANQVEETRSGEIKGKLSYLSPEQCLGRPLDCRSDIFSLGTVLYEWLTGFKLFTGDSDVAVMRSITEAKIYAPSYFREDLPERVEAILMRALARDRERRYQTALEMQRDLDAFLAAYDFTPTPLHLANFVKQLFEDERPQELRRLSTRQSSAPTSEMALEVAEVAASVDGPPTEAMRLDEGTSTEPRLLALPLDPALYEKLEAQARKAHVSPAKLVADLLEGWLKTR, from the coding sequence ATGGCTCCCGCCGCCTCTTCACCCCCGCGCGACGCGTTCCGCTTCGGCAACTACCGGCTCATCGACCGGATCGCCGTGGGAGGCATGGCGGAGATCTTCCTCGCGCATCAGGTGGATGACCGCGGCGACGAGACGCCCATCGTCATCAAGCGTATCCGCCCGCATCTGTCCAAGCACGCCGCCTTCGTGAAGATGTTCCTCAACGAGGCGCGGCTCGCCTCCCAGCTCAATCACCCCAACATCGTGCAGATCCACGACCTGGGGAAGATCGTCGACAGCTACTTCATCGCCATGGAGTACGTGTCCGGTCGCGACATGCGCCGCGTCGTGCCCAAGGCGGAGGCGCTGGGGATCCCCTTCCCCATGGTGTACGCGCTGAAGATCGCCTCCTGCGTCTGCGCGGGCCTGCACTACGCGCACCAGAAGAAGGACCGGCACGGCAATCCGCTCAACATCGTCCACCGCGACGTGACGCCGGAGAACATCATCGTCGCGTTCGACGGCTCGGTGAAGGTGCTCGACTTCGGCATCGCCAAGGCCGCCAACCAGGTGGAGGAGACGCGCTCGGGGGAGATCAAGGGCAAGCTCAGCTACCTCTCCCCGGAGCAGTGCCTGGGCCGGCCGCTGGACTGCCGCAGCGACATCTTCTCGCTGGGCACCGTCCTCTACGAATGGCTCACCGGCTTCAAGCTCTTCACCGGTGACTCCGACGTCGCCGTCATGCGCAGCATCACCGAGGCGAAAATCTACGCGCCGTCCTACTTCCGCGAGGACCTGCCGGAGCGCGTGGAGGCCATCCTGATGCGCGCGCTCGCCCGCGACCGCGAGCGCCGCTACCAGACCGCGCTGGAGATGCAGCGCGACCTGGACGCCTTCCTGGCCGCGTATGACTTCACGCCCACGCCGCTGCACCTGGCCAACTTCGTCAAGCAGCTCTTCGAGGACGAGCGCCCGCAGGAGCTGCGCCGCCTCTCCACCCGTCAGTCCTCCGCGCCCACGTCCGAGATGGCCCTGGAGGTCGCGGAGGTGGCGGCCTCCGTGGACGGCCCCCCCACGGAGGCGATGCGCCTGGATGAGGGCACCAGCACCGAGCCGCGCCTGCTCGCGCTGCCGCTGGACCCCGCGCTGTACGAGAAGCTGGAGGCCCAGGCCCGCAAGGCCCATGTCTCCCCCGCGAAGCTGGTGGCGGACCTGTTGGAGGGCTGGCTGAAGACGCGCTGA
- a CDS encoding class I SAM-dependent rRNA methyltransferase, translating into MSALPPRLVDTLRVSRDRRGPLLADPRTSAFRLLNGAADGVPEVTADVFGDVVVVSLYRDLSDAEEATLLDAAVSAWAPQSVYLKRRPREARVLANVAKDALAPESAARGAPVEDFAAQENGLSFHIRPGQGLSVGLYLDMRDTRAWLQAQARGLTVLNLFAYTCAFGVAATAGGAKRVLNMDASRRVLEWGEENARLNGQSVERYDYVAGDVFDWLGRLAKKGEGFDVVVADPPSFSTTKSTRFSAARDYARLAEAAVRVVAPGGRLVACCNLAGLPVRRFETMVLEGVTRAGRVGRTVGSLGPSGLDFPTPSGEEPALKVHVVQLR; encoded by the coding sequence GTGAGTGCCCTGCCTCCCCGCCTCGTGGACACCCTGCGCGTCTCCCGCGACCGCCGGGGCCCGCTGCTCGCCGACCCCCGCACCTCCGCCTTCCGCCTGCTGAACGGCGCCGCTGACGGCGTGCCCGAGGTGACCGCGGACGTGTTCGGCGACGTCGTCGTCGTCAGCCTCTACCGCGACCTGTCCGACGCGGAGGAGGCCACCCTGCTCGACGCCGCCGTCTCCGCCTGGGCGCCCCAGAGCGTCTACCTGAAGCGCCGTCCCCGTGAGGCCCGCGTGCTCGCCAACGTGGCGAAGGACGCGCTTGCTCCGGAGTCCGCCGCGCGGGGAGCGCCCGTGGAGGACTTCGCCGCGCAGGAGAACGGCCTGTCCTTCCACATCCGCCCCGGCCAGGGCCTCTCCGTGGGCCTCTACCTGGACATGCGCGACACCCGCGCGTGGCTCCAGGCCCAGGCCCGGGGCCTCACCGTGCTCAACCTCTTCGCTTACACCTGCGCCTTCGGTGTCGCCGCGACCGCGGGCGGTGCGAAGCGCGTGCTCAACATGGACGCCAGCCGCCGCGTGCTCGAATGGGGCGAGGAGAACGCGCGCCTCAACGGCCAATCCGTGGAGCGCTACGACTACGTGGCTGGCGATGTCTTCGACTGGCTCGGGCGGCTCGCGAAGAAAGGGGAAGGCTTCGATGTCGTGGTCGCCGACCCGCCGTCCTTCTCCACCACGAAGTCGACGCGCTTCTCCGCGGCTCGCGACTACGCGCGGCTGGCGGAGGCCGCCGTCCGGGTGGTGGCCCCCGGAGGCCGCCTGGTCGCCTGCTGCAACCTCGCGGGACTGCCCGTGCGCCGGTTCGAGACGATGGTGCTGGAGGGCGTGACGCGGGCGGGCAGGGTGGGGCGGACGGTGGGGTCGCTCGGCCCCTCGGGGCTCGACTTTCCAACACCTTCCGGCGAGGAGCCGGCGCTCAAGGTCCACGTCGTCCAACTTCGTTAG
- a CDS encoding amidohydrolase family protein codes for MEGRLLLKNCAVFRADGRVRHGMAVVVEEGLIRRVAPDAEVPVLPGDWEVACRGRLVAPGLVDCHSHMVNGQLLPPNGDFLLRQPRSRLDRMRQVANLLTPEDVEVLTRFAAARALLDGVSLVVDHLSSPTDVAGSLEAQARAADRLGLRLVASHSTHSLDGSAAAEAQADANADFVRRYREHPRVRGALGFHASYTCEDALLSRISRLREELNASVVFHLAENEDDLSTTYATHGRRVVPRLDALGLLGPHAIAGYPRAVERSEAERLATSGTFVALTPRATRSLERAGESTDGALSSLHLVGLGTGGHGTLQEELAGALVGMLQLARSGRMPDLDDSLAHLFVSGPAELCTRLFGRPSGGVDEGSLADLVVYDAVPAADPETGYAPFLLGQLVASRVAWTIVGGRVCVREGQLLGSDYVELARDAAAALARVWSRARLGS; via the coding sequence ATGGAAGGCCGACTGCTTCTGAAGAACTGCGCCGTGTTCCGTGCGGACGGTCGCGTCCGCCACGGCATGGCCGTCGTCGTCGAAGAGGGCCTCATCCGCCGTGTCGCTCCAGACGCGGAGGTGCCCGTGCTGCCCGGTGACTGGGAGGTGGCGTGTCGTGGCCGCCTCGTCGCTCCGGGCCTCGTGGATTGTCACTCGCACATGGTCAACGGGCAGCTCCTGCCTCCCAATGGCGACTTCCTCCTGCGCCAGCCCCGCTCCCGCCTGGATCGCATGCGCCAGGTGGCCAACCTCCTCACCCCCGAGGACGTCGAGGTCCTGACCCGCTTCGCCGCCGCCCGCGCGCTGCTGGACGGCGTCTCCCTCGTCGTCGACCACCTGTCGAGCCCCACGGATGTCGCGGGCTCCCTGGAGGCCCAGGCCCGCGCCGCGGACCGGCTCGGCCTTCGCCTCGTCGCGTCCCACTCCACCCACAGCCTGGACGGCTCCGCCGCCGCTGAAGCCCAGGCGGACGCCAACGCCGACTTCGTCCGCCGCTACCGGGAACACCCGCGCGTGCGCGGCGCCCTGGGCTTCCATGCGTCCTACACCTGCGAGGACGCCCTCCTGTCCCGCATCTCGCGCCTGCGCGAGGAGCTGAACGCCTCCGTCGTCTTCCACCTCGCGGAGAACGAGGACGACCTCTCCACCACCTACGCCACACACGGCCGCCGCGTCGTGCCCCGCCTGGATGCCCTGGGCCTCCTGGGCCCCCATGCCATCGCCGGCTACCCTCGCGCCGTGGAGCGCTCCGAGGCCGAACGGCTGGCCACCTCCGGCACCTTCGTCGCCCTCACGCCCCGCGCCACCCGGTCGCTGGAGCGCGCCGGCGAGTCGACCGATGGCGCCCTGTCCAGCCTCCACCTCGTGGGCCTGGGCACCGGTGGCCACGGCACCCTCCAGGAGGAACTGGCCGGCGCCCTGGTCGGCATGCTCCAACTGGCCCGCTCCGGCCGCATGCCCGACCTGGATGACTCGCTGGCGCACCTGTTCGTCAGCGGCCCCGCGGAGCTCTGCACCCGCCTGTTCGGCCGTCCCTCCGGGGGCGTGGACGAGGGCAGCCTCGCCGACCTCGTCGTCTACGACGCCGTCCCCGCCGCCGACCCGGAGACGGGCTACGCGCCCTTCCTCCTGGGCCAGCTCGTCGCCTCCCGCGTGGCCTGGACCATTGTCGGTGGCCGCGTCTGTGTTCGCGAGGGACAGCTCCTGGGCAGTGACTACGTGGAGCTGGCCCGCGACGCCGCCGCCGCGCTCGCCCGCGTCTGGTCCCGCGCGCGGCTGGGTTCGTAG